One Melospiza melodia melodia isolate bMelMel2 chromosome 1, bMelMel2.pri, whole genome shotgun sequence genomic window carries:
- the PPDPFL gene encoding pancreatic progenitor cell differentiation and proliferation factor-like protein — MASVPSAGCLLAKNQYYRTRLNSESSVSSSSSCCLDTVNITDQDKALHGLPELIDKHWWIKSFFHSEPSPPTVGRKTLSASSTNS; from the exons ATGGCCTCCGTCCCGTCCGCCGGCTGCCTCCTGGCCAAGAACCAGTACTACAGGA CAAGACTGAACTCGGAATCCAGCGTTtcttccagctcctcctgctgtttGGATACTGTGAACATCACAGACCAGGACAAAGCATTGCATG GGTTACCAGAGTTAATTGATAAACATTGGTGGATAAAAAGCTTCTTCCACAGTGAACCCTCTCCACCCACTGTTGGCAGAAAAACACTCTCAGCAAGCAG TACCAACAGTTGA